A genomic stretch from Desulfolutivibrio sulfodismutans DSM 3696 includes:
- a CDS encoding DMT family transporter: protein MAAGYAYVLCAAVLWGLIGPASKLAFEAGMAPFEVAFWRTALAWALFGTHALVSKDLRLDKKDILPVAAFGICGIAGLFGSYVYAVKLGGAAMASVLLYTAPAWVALMSFFLLKERMGPFKIAAVAATILGVAGISLGPRLAGDVAGSVPVTVASVLVGLLAGFTYALYFIFGKLYLSRYKTPTIFFYALPIGALALLPFFELRLPSLSGLAACAFLALCSTYGAYSVYYAGLRHLEATRAAVVATIEPVVAAGLAWIMFGEVFTPVGYGGSALILLGVLLAIWEGGRQAVRVPKSLLPQKN, encoded by the coding sequence ATGGCCGCCGGATATGCGTATGTGCTGTGCGCCGCCGTCCTGTGGGGACTCATCGGCCCGGCCTCCAAGCTGGCCTTCGAGGCCGGCATGGCCCCTTTTGAGGTGGCCTTTTGGCGTACGGCGCTGGCCTGGGCGCTTTTCGGAACCCACGCCCTGGTCTCCAAAGACCTGCGCCTGGACAAAAAGGACATCCTTCCGGTGGCGGCCTTCGGGATCTGCGGCATCGCCGGACTTTTCGGCTCGTACGTCTATGCCGTGAAGCTGGGTGGCGCGGCCATGGCCTCGGTCCTTTTGTACACGGCCCCGGCCTGGGTGGCCCTCATGTCGTTTTTTCTGCTCAAAGAACGCATGGGCCCGTTCAAGATCGCGGCCGTGGCGGCCACCATCCTGGGCGTGGCCGGCATCAGCCTGGGGCCCCGGCTGGCCGGAGACGTGGCGGGCAGCGTGCCGGTGACCGTCGCCTCGGTTTTGGTGGGGCTTTTGGCCGGGTTCACCTACGCCCTGTATTTCATCTTCGGCAAGCTGTACCTGTCGCGCTACAAGACCCCCACGATCTTTTTCTACGCCCTGCCCATCGGGGCCCTGGCCCTTCTGCCCTTTTTCGAACTGCGCCTGCCAAGCCTCTCCGGCCTTGCGGCCTGCGCCTTTTTGGCCCTGTGCTCCACCTATGGGGCCTATTCCGTCTATTATGCGGGACTTAGGCACCTGGAGGCCACCCGGGCGGCGGTGGTAGCCACCATCGAACCGGTGGTGGCGGCGGGGCTGGCCTGGATCATGTTCGGCGAGGTGTTCACGCCCGTGGGGTATGGAGGCAGCGCCTTGATCCTTTTGGGCGTGCTCCTGGCCATCTGGGAGGGCGGACGGCAGGCCGTTCGCGTGCCCAAGTCGCTTCTGCCCCAAAAAAACTGA
- a CDS encoding flagellar protein FlaG, with product MMDIIINANMSSDVRDMGGASAQSARGDPAAARFWNDSKVAGPTARNQNASAAGSTANQSSDALGTAEAERIASALRDVKNRIRTDTTSLHLRVDGDSGSVQAEIVDAATDKVIRKIPSDELLRLAAAIKKGSSAAIYDGTA from the coding sequence ATGATGGACATCATCATCAACGCAAATATGTCGAGCGACGTCCGGGACATGGGCGGCGCATCTGCACAATCCGCCCGGGGCGACCCAGCCGCGGCCCGGTTCTGGAATGATTCCAAGGTTGCGGGGCCGACCGCCCGAAACCAGAACGCATCAGCTGCCGGATCAACAGCAAACCAGTCCTCGGACGCCCTCGGCACGGCTGAGGCGGAACGCATCGCCAGCGCCCTGCGCGACGTCAAAAACCGCATCCGCACCGACACCACCTCCCTGCACCTGCGCGTGGATGGCGACTCCGGTTCGGTCCAGGCCGAAATCGTCGACGCCGCAACGGACAAGGTGATCCGCAAGATCCCGTCCGACGAACTGCTGCGCCTGGCGGCGGCCATCAAGAAGGGGAGTTCGGCCGCCATCTACGACGGCACGGCGTAA
- a CDS encoding class II fructose-bisphosphate aldolase: MSDTTCPPDFEKALAVGRPPNVVKLFPHSKALLVSGKVIDRAMREKGKAMTIAANCRSHITLRGVLRAAKRADAAVILEIARSEGGANAYCPVSLWNLARQADAVMNELGVAVPVAIHADHYGIKAEKDLGPARVEIPSLFDAGVTSIAIDASHLPDAENLAANIALSPLVPAWAGYETEVGEIKGASGLSTPAEALFLIAGLNAHGIHPDWIALNNGTTHGIEASASGIQVELTASIHAALAKYGLSGAQHGTSGNSSERLREIAAKTATTKANVATALQMISWGVKVNDYGNAILDASGDLVKVPGQGVSEELWAEMKAYADAHGIKGGNYKKLNIVFENKILGQAADIRERMVQAVEDFVYGLLADVFNASGTGAIGRALLAKAGTYDLGPKAARLEDPAAWTPEKAAARAKNLSSDKGLEGDFDD; encoded by the coding sequence ATGTCCGACACAACCTGCCCCCCCGATTTCGAGAAGGCCCTGGCCGTTGGCCGCCCGCCCAATGTCGTAAAGCTTTTTCCCCATTCCAAGGCCCTTCTCGTCAGCGGCAAGGTCATTGATCGGGCCATGCGGGAAAAAGGCAAGGCCATGACCATCGCCGCCAACTGCCGAAGCCACATCACCCTGCGCGGGGTGCTTCGGGCCGCCAAACGCGCCGACGCGGCCGTGATCCTGGAAATCGCCAGGTCCGAAGGCGGCGCCAACGCCTACTGCCCCGTGAGCCTGTGGAACCTGGCCCGCCAGGCCGACGCGGTCATGAACGAACTGGGCGTGGCCGTGCCCGTGGCCATCCATGCCGACCACTACGGCATCAAGGCCGAAAAGGATCTGGGCCCGGCCCGGGTGGAGATCCCCTCCCTGTTCGACGCGGGCGTCACCTCCATCGCCATCGACGCCTCCCATCTGCCCGACGCCGAGAACCTGGCCGCCAACATCGCCCTGTCCCCCCTTGTCCCGGCCTGGGCCGGATACGAGACGGAAGTGGGCGAGATCAAAGGCGCTTCCGGCCTGTCCACCCCGGCCGAGGCCCTGTTCCTCATCGCGGGCTTAAACGCCCACGGCATCCATCCCGACTGGATTGCGCTCAATAACGGCACCACCCACGGCATCGAGGCCAGCGCCTCGGGCATCCAGGTGGAGCTGACCGCCAGCATCCACGCCGCCCTGGCCAAGTACGGCCTGTCCGGGGCCCAGCACGGCACCTCGGGCAACTCCTCCGAGCGCCTGCGCGAGATCGCGGCCAAGACCGCCACCACCAAGGCCAACGTGGCCACCGCCCTGCAGATGATTTCCTGGGGGGTCAAGGTCAACGACTACGGCAACGCCATTCTGGACGCCTCCGGCGACCTGGTGAAGGTGCCGGGCCAGGGCGTCTCCGAGGAACTGTGGGCCGAGATGAAGGCCTATGCCGACGCCCATGGGATCAAAGGCGGCAACTATAAAAAGCTCAACATCGTTTTCGAGAACAAGATTCTCGGACAGGCCGCCGATATCCGCGAGCGCATGGTCCAGGCCGTGGAGGACTTCGTGTACGGCCTTCTGGCCGACGTCTTCAACGCCTCGGGCACCGGCGCCATCGGCCGGGCCCTTTTGGCCAAGGCCGGAACCTACGACCTCGGCCCCAAGGCCGCCCGCCTGGAGGATCCGGCCGCGTGGACCCCGGAGAAGGCCGCCGCCCGGGCCAAAAACCTGTCCTCGGACAAGGGCCTGGAAGGGGACTTCGACGACTGA
- a CDS encoding type II toxin-antitoxin system Phd/YefM family antitoxin, protein MIQTTATNLRRNLFSLLEKVGEGETVTVTKGGKIVARILPEQRPDWRAKMPPGPKLLVPADEAFSPMPDEWGDLA, encoded by the coding sequence ATGATCCAAACCACGGCGACCAATCTCCGGAGAAATCTGTTTTCCCTGCTGGAGAAGGTGGGCGAGGGAGAAACAGTGACCGTCACCAAAGGCGGCAAGATCGTGGCGCGTATTCTCCCAGAGCAGCGTCCCGACTGGCGGGCGAAGATGCCCCCAGGGCCGAAACTCCTGGTGCCGGCTGACGAGGCGTTTTCCCCCATGCCCGACGAGTGGGGCGATCTGGCGTGA
- a CDS encoding type II toxin-antitoxin system VapC family toxin: MKRCLLDTHAMVFWSTGENMSAGFRAALDDLAGSGGVFVSSVSFWELALLARKGRVEIADVAMWKNRFLELSGAILIDPSADEMIVSALLPLHHRDPFDRLLVTQAMALPAALVSRDACLPLYGVDMFWMD, translated from the coding sequence GTGAAGCGTTGTCTTCTCGACACCCATGCCATGGTGTTCTGGTCAACTGGCGAAAATATGTCCGCCGGTTTCCGGGCCGCATTGGATGATCTGGCTGGAAGCGGAGGGGTGTTCGTTTCGTCGGTGTCTTTTTGGGAATTGGCGTTGTTGGCTCGCAAGGGGCGGGTGGAAATCGCCGACGTTGCCATGTGGAAAAACCGTTTTCTCGAATTGTCGGGGGCCATACTGATTGATCCATCAGCGGACGAGATGATCGTATCCGCTTTATTACCGTTGCATCACAGAGATCCGTTCGACCGGCTGCTCGTAACCCAGGCCATGGCGCTTCCCGCAGCCTTGGTCAGCCGGGACGCCTGTTTGCCTTTATATGGAGTGGACATGTTCTGGATGGATTGA